Part of the Cyprinus carpio isolate SPL01 chromosome A23, ASM1834038v1, whole genome shotgun sequence genome, taaaatgctttttttttttattattcaaagcCTGTTCCTAAGGATCAATTGGGCCTTAGTGGTCCGACATGGGGATCAGTCAGATAACTTCAGATAATCAGATAACTTGGATGTTAACTTCTACTCAGCAGGTGGACGTTGTAGCAAGGTCCGGCTATAATCTGCCTCAGGCGTGCACTGTTTGATGCGGTCTGCTAGGAAACTGACAAAACAAACTGTATTAATAGCTCCGGCTGAAGCCAAGAATGAGGAATCTGGAGAGTGAGCTGCCAGAGAGTAAGGGAGACCCCACAAAAATGGAGGGATGGAAAGGGGGGGGGGCAGAGAATGGAACGAAAGCTTTTGGAGGGTGTTCAGTAACTCGCAGGTAAAGGCCAAGGGTCCTACGGATGGTGTTGGGGATGGGAGATCTATGGTGCGGGGTGTGTTTTATGATTGATTTGGATTTATGTAACCTTAGCGAACCTGAGCTTTGGAAAATGGAACAAATGAAACTTTAGATCCATGTCTGCATGACTGCAGTGTGCTAAATCCATAGTGAGGAAATACACAATGTAGCCCTATGCAGTTCCCTTGGCCTGTATTCTCCTAGGAACAATGTGGACCCGAAGTCCCCCTCTGTAAACCCATAATCCTCATCAGATCAGTTTATACTGCGGCTGCAACAATGTTGGACATGCTACAAGTCAACAAAACAGCAACAGTGTGTCTTCTCTCCTGCATACAGAAATATATCAAATGTCCATGATATATTTGCAATAATTTTGCTGCCAATATAATATTATGCAACACTGATTCAAAATGGTCTCATTGCATCATTACTCAAAAACCTTTGTTTAAGTCATTAAAAAGTGCTGTAGTAAAACAATATGTAGGTATATATGCAGGTATAGTTAATTAGAATAGTTAATAGTTATCTAATAAGTATAGTAATAGTGGTACAAACACtgctgttttgaaaaaaaaaacatgaaagaaaaataattaatactttcattcagcatgGACGCAatgaattggtcaaaagtgacagtaaagatatttaggATGTTACGAAAGacgtatatttcaaataaatgctgttcttttgaactttctagtcatcaagGAATCTAAATGTAATACacaaatattcagcagcacaacaaatttacaacattgacaatattaaatgtttcttaagcaccaaataagcatagtgaaatgatttctaaagggtcacgtgacactgaagactggagcaatggctgctgaaaattcacctttgccatcaaaggaacaaattacattttcaaatatattaaacagttattttaaattgtaatattatttacaatattactgatttcactgggttttttataaaaataatattgatttctttaaaaaacagattattttttttattttttttgcagagcCCAAACTTTGGATTAAcagtgtacaggtccttctcaaaaaattagcatattgtgaaaaagttcattattttccataatgtaatgataaaaattaaactttcatatattttagattcattgcacaccaactgaaatattttcaggtcttttattgttttaatactgatgattttggcatacagctcatgaaaacccaaaattcctatctcaaaaaattagcatatcatgaaaaggttctctaaacgagctattaacctaatcacctgaatcaactaattaactctaaacaccctgcaaaagattcctgaggctttttaaaaactcccagcctgggttcattactcaaaaccgcaatcatgggtaagactgccgacctgactgctgtccagaaggccatcattgacaccctcaagcgagagggggtaagacacagaaagaaatttctgaacgaataggctgttcccagagtgctgtatcaaggcacctcagtgggaagtctgtgggaaggaaaaagtgtggcaaaaaacgctgcacaacgagaagaggtgaccgggaccctgagaagattgtggagaaggaccgatacctgaccttgggggacctgcggaagcagtggactgagtctggagtagaaacatccagagccaccgtgcacaggcgtgagGTTTtgaccagaaacagcggcagaagcgcctgacctgggctacagagaagcagcactggactgttgctcagtggtccaaagtacttttttcggatgaaagctaaTTTTGCATGTCATCCGGAAATCAAgttgccagagtctggaggaagactgggggaaAAGGAAATGcccaaatgcctgaagtccagtgtcaagtacccacagtcagtgatggtctggggtgccatgtcagctgctggtgttggtccactgtgttttattaagggcagggtcaatgcagctagctatcaggagattttggagcacttcatgcttccatctgctgaaaaagctttatggagatgaagatttcgtttttcagcacgacctggcacctgctcacagtgccaaaaccactggtaaatggtttactgaccatggtattactgtgctcaattggcctgccaactctcctgacctgaaccccatagagaatctgtgggatattgtgaagagaaagttgagagacgcaagacccaccactctggatgagcttaaggccgctatcgaagcatcctgggcctccataacacctcagcagtgccacaggctgattgcctccatgccacgccgcactgaagcagtcatttctgcaaaaggattcccgaccaagtattgagtgcataactgaacataattatttgaaagttgactttttttgtattaaaaacacttttcttttattggtcggatgaaatatgctaattttttgagatgggaattttgggttttcatgagctgtatgccaaaatcatcagtattaaaacaataaaagacctgaaatatttcagtttggtgtGAAATGAATcgaaaatatatgaaagtttaatttttataattacattatggaaaataattaactttttcacaatatgcaatttttttgagaaggacctgtatgtaaatgaaaataaataaatgttgtgttCCTGTATTGTAAAACAGTGTGAAAAACATCTCTTCATTATTAATATCCAGATTGCTCACCATATTTTACTTCTTGCATTAAACCACAGTGTACGGTCAAAATGATGTTTCATATGATTTAACTGCAATTTCAGAGCAAATAGtcatcaatattatatttaaaaaaaaaatcaagatgtaTTGATGTCAGTATGgaaattttctaaaacaaaaagagCAGCTAATTACATTATAACAGACATACCAATTCAATTTTGGCATATTCTGCTGGTTCTCTAAACATTACAGCACCATGATGGCATGCGAATATCATATTTTAATGATTCCTAAATCTGAGCGATCCATCAAGCCAGGAGTGCTTGCCAAAATCTGACGAAAACAGCCACCCAcgttgtccattcattatttctatgCAGTATCTCCCTCAATCTTTGCAAGCTCTCTCACAGTAATCCATGAGCAGAGCAGACCAAATATTACATAACTTTAGAAGAGCACAGTTGCCCAGAATCAACTCAAGCACGGCTTGCAGTTTACCCTTATTGTCGGTTTTATTTGAACAGTCTGTTATTTGGTCTGCTGGATATTTGAAACAGTGTTATTTGGTCTGCTCTATTACTCTATTGTCGCATCCGAGCACTATGCTGTCAGTTATTTCATCCTGTATACAACCGTTGCCAGGACGACTTACATAATCATAACATAATCTTTCATTCTCAGTTCTGACTTTTAATGGTTAGCATGGTTCAACAAACGACCTGGCACTCACAAACAGTGCCCATTTCATCATATGAAGATATGAAGTTCCTTCCTGTAAAACGTCTTCACTTAACACACTGTGAATCTGCCTTATAGCAGAGCTGAAAGTAACAAGTAAGGCTCCGAGCTCTCATTAATCAAGCCGCTATGAGGCAATTACTGTAACAGCTGCAAAAAATGCTCACTAGTGCACAAGCGAAGATGTCTGCTGAGAGGATGATGTATTATATGGAGACGTACAGTCATTCCAAAGAGTAACATTACTGGAATTCAACAAGTGCCATGTGAAGATGACCTATATCTACAATTACCGTCCCCAGACATACAGATGGTGTTTACAGGCACACTCGGGTGAAATCAAGTTGATTGATATCAGCTGTTTTAGAAGGTGTCTTTTCACACTAGagcattatctttattttttagctttattttatctGAATTATCTTGGCCAAATACCCACAACAGTTTCATGGGATAACAAACTGATCAACAGCTGGTgctttatataacatatttatatagcaaacaaacaagacaccaacaaatattgtttatttaaattgcaagCAAATTTTGTGATTTATAACTCTGACATTTTTGTGGGGTTGaccttttgagaaaaaaaaaaaaacatctacctTAATCTAACAGTTATTACTGCAAAGCATCTTTTTACGAAGCCTTTTAGAAAAAAAGTTtagttgaaaatataaaaagaatttaaagtaaaatatgaaaaGTATTGTATGCTACTTTAAATCATGAATGTCTCTGTAAGCAAcacaaatataacttttatggAAATTTGTACTAAAAACACAAGGCACGATTGCCggattttgttttatatacagttttGAGACACTTTAATGTGCAGTTTCTCCCTACTTTATTGGATTGTtgcaacacaccaaaaaaaacgtTCATTTCAAGCGGCCTCGCCGAAAATAAACGTCGCTAACTATTTAGCAAACCCATGCTAGCTTGGCGTCCTGCGAACATGCCAACTTTAAAGCCAGCCTTTTCCCGCATGTGCCCGCCCTACAcgtgttctgattggtcaaatgcGCGTCAATCAAAAAAAGCGAATTGTTGTTTGGCTACAATAAACGTCAATCACGATTATTAGTTGCGTCTCATTGGCGCACGGAAATCCCACTCAAAAATGGAATTCACGGACTGAGAGCGTACAGGCCGCTCaatcccccctccccctcccgcTAGAAACTAAACTATGCAAAGAGCACTTTGAAGCAAACAAACTGACCGTGATATCAAATATGTCATTTTACATAAGCAAATAAACGTATATactgacacaacattaaaaactcaGTAGTATATAGTAACAtggcatatacatatacatgataATACATGACGCTGGGGCAGTTTTCTGTCCCTAAGACTTTCTTCTCTCGCTTGTCAAGAGCTCTGAACGAGCCGCGGTTACGCGCAGACTTCGGCTGGTAACCCACTGCCAATCTGACAGCCTCACAGTCTCCTCATAAAAGTTACTCTTGATCACAGACAAACCTTGTTAACGGATATAAAAACAATTGGacattgtttcaaatcaagaCAATCATCGAGTCCACATTTTTGACAAAAGGAGAATGTTTAAAAACTTACCACAGCGCCCCTCTATCccactctctctcactcgctcGCTCTAGTCTTGGAATCTGACACGCCCCTCCCCATGAAGTATCGCGAGATTTTGGCGTCACACTACCCCGGTCCCTCAACGCTCACCTGGGATGGTTGTTCAATATTCACACAGTTGGTGCTCCCCCCGATTCTTTCTGATTAAGAAACTGTAGCTTATTTAATGACTGTAATAATGTTATAACATTTTGGCACGAACTTTGAATGTTGCtatgaatgtgaatgtaaatcATGATTCATGTTCTTACTtcttaattgtgaaaaaaattcaatattaatcCCAGACTTTTTTCTTAAAGAcgttagaaagttttttttttgtttgtttgtttttcagtcttCCAGGTTTAAAATCTTGGATCAGTAAAATACTGATTTTGCTGTGCATTAACTATGTAAAGCAACGATGAAGAGGAGAATCGTGATGTAAACTGAAGGTGATGGTTTTGAAAGCAGAGGGCCTTTATTCAGCCTTGCTGTGTTTCCTTCCTGACCGATTTACATTCTCTTAAAGAGGACATCCTGTGCTTAGACAGGAGTTTAAATAAAGCATGATGCAAAACACAAATTCACTTGCTTAAGTTAGGAAGTGAAatgtatgcaattaaaatatgattCTTTCTCGTTATTACATATCctattcagaaaacaaaaacatggatTCAACCTCAGTTGATTTGTTCCTGATGGTCTGATATGTGACAGTATGTTTCTTtcgtgaaaaaatattattattattttacaaacaaggTAAATGGCATAATTCTGTATCTTTAGCTGACTGTTTTATAGCATGTGGTATTCCAGCACCCTCTACTGGTTAAAATTATACACACATGACTCCACTAAGGTTTCGTATCATTAAGGCAAATGATGTATTCACGTTCATGTTGCACgtgttttggagaaaaaaaactgctgtaaaacaCTTGAACAATGCATGAAGGATTTTACTGGTTAGTCTGCATGCATAAAACTAGATGTAAGCACTACATACTTCTTTATCAAGCAATATAACAAcagtgaaatgaaaacaaaactgcaaaaaaatcttTTCAAGGTTCACAAGATGTGACACTAGTGTTGACATGAAGTCATTTAAGACATCCCATTCACGGTTTGCAAGCGTTTATAATGATCATGCCAACATGACACTGTGAAGctaaaaaaatgaacattccCATTACTGACATAGAATATTCTTAAGGTTTGCTGTGTTTTCATCTCAAACGCAAAAGTACAGCTCACTTTCTGCAATCATAAGCACCAAAAAAAGGAATACAATCCAACACACTAAACCAGGTAGTTTTCAAGagaaatattcataattattagatagatggacagaaatAGATATTGATTTGAAATCCAATGAAGTGTTCTTACATTGTTCTGCTTCAAAATGCCAGAGTTtagtaaacaaatataaaacatatataaggTTACTTTGTGGTAAATTTACTAGATTTTAGCAAAATTTCACCCACTTTTCCAGGATTATTTTTGATGACTGGAAAGCCTCATAAAACGATTTAACAgaaatgctaatatttatttgactttaaaatTTTACCTAAAGGTTTTAGTTACTATCTTAAAAAGAAATTACtgcataaataaaaactttatctTCAAGTATAAGTTTGAAACAaattgaatatataattataacttaTAAGTGCTGTCAAAGTGTTTTAAGTGTGTAAAAGGATTTactagtaaataatattttttaaattatttcttgtttttgcaATTAGAGTGTTTCACATATTATCTACTGATATTTAAACATTATGAGTGCATTATTGACATCTCTGTCCTAACCAGATCAGTATTTCTCTGCACCAAAGCACATAATTGTACTGCATGTATCTGAATTTGCTTGATGACATTATAGCAACAAAAGAAACGTGAAACTTCCTCACTTGTTCACTCACTGTATATAGACAGACACACTTCAGATTGCAGTGTGATTACAATCACGTGTTCACGTATACAGAAGACATCTACCTCCTCCACGTCTGACATTAAGGACAGTCTTCTCGCTCAGTCTCTGAGGAGCACATATTCTTACTGACTCTGGAAGCGGGAGCTGTTTCACTGCAGATGGGAGGTACTGAACTCCCAGGCTGTTACGAACGGCGCAGCGTGCCAAGGCTCGCAACGAGGGCGGTTGGGCTACGAGGCTAGTGAGTCGAGCCAGTAActgaggatctttactgagctcacgTGGTAAAGAGCCGTCGGCCCTGCGGATCTCGATCCTCCCCGCGGCACGGCAAAGCAGCTCCAGGCACTCTTCCTCCTGTTCCGTGCCCAAGCCCCGAGCCAGCAGCGCCACCAGCCGTGAGATGGGCGTCTGGCCCTTTAGGTTGGTGACGTGGACTTGAGCGCCGTACTCTAGCAGCACACGGACACTCTCCAGGTTGCCTTTCATGGCTGCCCAACTGAGGGGTGTGTCGTTATTGTAATCCCGGACATTCGGGCACGCGCCGCTCTCTAACAGGGCCCGTACGCACTCGGGGTTATCTTTGAAGGCAGCCCAGTGCAGTGGCGTATCCTTGTTGCCGTCCAGAGCATTTGGCTGGGCCCCGTATTCTAGAAGCAGCTCCACACAACCCTCATCCTTCTCCGCTGCATAATGCAGGGCAGTGCGGTTGTAGCCATCCAAGGCGTTTACCTGtgtgagaaaattattattattattatttttaattctgaattcAAATTCTGTCAAAAATTAAGTGT contains:
- the LOC122135092 gene encoding ankyrin repeat and SOCS box protein 8-like → MSSTMWYIMQSIQSKYSLSERLIRTIAAIRSFPHDNVEDLIRRGADVNRMHGTLKPLHCACMVADADCVELLLEKGAEVNALDGYNRTALHYAAEKDEGCVELLLEYGAQPNALDGNKDTPLHWAAFKDNPECVRALLESGACPNVRDYNNDTPLSWAAMKGNLESVRVLLEYGAQVHVTNLKGQTPISRLVALLARGLGTEQEEECLELLCRAAGRIEIRRADGSLPRELSKDPQLLARLTSLVAQPPSLRALARCAVRNSLGVQYLPSAVKQLPLPESVRICAPQRLSEKTVLNVRRGGGRCLLYT